A genomic stretch from Gorilla gorilla gorilla isolate KB3781 chromosome 20, NHGRI_mGorGor1-v2.1_pri, whole genome shotgun sequence includes:
- the SLC25A41 gene encoding mitochondrial carrier protein SCaMC-3L isoform X2, which yields MFRTWVLDTGEQLMVPVEVLEVDNKGALWKFLPSEAMAGAVSRTGTAPLDRAKVYMQVYSSKTNFTTLLGGLQIMVQEGGFRSLWRGNGINVLKIAPEYAIKFSVFEQCKNYFCGIRGSPPFQEHLLAGSLAVAISQTLINPMEVLKTRLTLRRTGQYKGLLDCARQILQREGTRALYRGYLPNMLGIIPYACTDLAVYEMLQCFWLKSGRDMGDPSGLVSLSSVTLSTTCGQMASYPLTLVRTRMQAQDTMEGSNPTMRGVLQRILAQQGWLGLYRGMTPTLLKVLPARWHQLCGVRSHEENPGHIGCELDDTA from the exons GTGCTGGACACAGGAGAGCAGCTGATGGTCCCCGTGGAAGTCCTGGAAGTGGATAACAAGGGGGCCTTGTGGAAGTTTCTACCCTCAGAAGCTATGGCCGGGGCGGTGTCTCGCACGGGCACGGCACCTCTGGACAGAGCCAAGGTGTACATGCAG GTCTACTCCTCCAAGACGAACTTCACCACCCTGCTGGGGGGGCTACAGATCATGGTCCAGGAGGGCGGCTTCCGCTCCCTGTGGCGGGGCAACGGCATCAACGTGCTCAAGATTGCTCCTGAGTATGCCATCAAGTTCTCCGTATTCGAGCAG tGCAAGAATTACTTCTGTGGAATACGAGGGTCCCCGCCCTTCCAGGAGCATCTCCTTGCTGGCTCCCTGGCTGTGGCCATCTCCCAGACCCTCATCAACCCCATGGAG GTGCTGAAGACGCGGCTGACCTTGCGTCGGACGGGCCAGTACAAGGGGCTGCTGGACTGCGCCAGGCAGATCTTGCAGCGAGAGGGCACCCGCGCCCTTTACCGCGGCTACCTGCCCAATATGCTCGGCATCATCCCCTATGCCTGCACCGACCTGGCTGTCTATGAG ATGCTCCAGTGCTTCTGGCTGAAGTCAGGCAGGGATATGGGGGACCCCAGTGGCCTGGTCAGTCTGTCGTCTGTGACGCTATCCACGACCTGTGGCCAGATGGCCAGCTACCCACTGACTCTGGTGCGCACCAGGATGCAGGCCCAAG ATACCATGGAGGGCTCAAATCCCACCATGCGCGGAGTCCTCCAGCGGATCCTGGCCCAGCAGGGCTGGCTAGGGCTGTACAGAGGCATGACCCCCACGCTACTGAAGGTCTTACCAGCAAGGTGGCATCAGCTATGTGGTGTACGAAGCCATGAAGAAAACCCTGGGCATATAGGCTGTGAGCTGGACGACACAGCCTAG
- the SLC25A41 gene encoding mitochondrial carrier protein SCaMC-3L isoform X1: MFGHMHDNNLEHLPSQQVLDTGEQLMVPVEVLEVDNKGALWKFLPSEAMAGAVSRTGTAPLDRAKVYMQVYSSKTNFTTLLGGLQIMVQEGGFRSLWRGNGINVLKIAPEYAIKFSVFEQCKNYFCGIRGSPPFQEHLLAGSLAVAISQTLINPMEVLKTRLTLRRTGQYKGLLDCARQILQREGTRALYRGYLPNMLGIIPYACTDLAVYEMLQCFWLKSGRDMGDPSGLVSLSSVTLSTTCGQMASYPLTLVRTRMQAQDTMEGSNPTMRGVLQRILAQQGWLGLYRGMTPTLLKVLPARWHQLCGVRSHEENPGHIGCELDDTA, translated from the exons ATGTTTGGCCACATGCATGACAACAACCTTGAACATCTCCCGTCACAGCAG GTGCTGGACACAGGAGAGCAGCTGATGGTCCCCGTGGAAGTCCTGGAAGTGGATAACAAGGGGGCCTTGTGGAAGTTTCTACCCTCAGAAGCTATGGCCGGGGCGGTGTCTCGCACGGGCACGGCACCTCTGGACAGAGCCAAGGTGTACATGCAG GTCTACTCCTCCAAGACGAACTTCACCACCCTGCTGGGGGGGCTACAGATCATGGTCCAGGAGGGCGGCTTCCGCTCCCTGTGGCGGGGCAACGGCATCAACGTGCTCAAGATTGCTCCTGAGTATGCCATCAAGTTCTCCGTATTCGAGCAG tGCAAGAATTACTTCTGTGGAATACGAGGGTCCCCGCCCTTCCAGGAGCATCTCCTTGCTGGCTCCCTGGCTGTGGCCATCTCCCAGACCCTCATCAACCCCATGGAG GTGCTGAAGACGCGGCTGACCTTGCGTCGGACGGGCCAGTACAAGGGGCTGCTGGACTGCGCCAGGCAGATCTTGCAGCGAGAGGGCACCCGCGCCCTTTACCGCGGCTACCTGCCCAATATGCTCGGCATCATCCCCTATGCCTGCACCGACCTGGCTGTCTATGAG ATGCTCCAGTGCTTCTGGCTGAAGTCAGGCAGGGATATGGGGGACCCCAGTGGCCTGGTCAGTCTGTCGTCTGTGACGCTATCCACGACCTGTGGCCAGATGGCCAGCTACCCACTGACTCTGGTGCGCACCAGGATGCAGGCCCAAG ATACCATGGAGGGCTCAAATCCCACCATGCGCGGAGTCCTCCAGCGGATCCTGGCCCAGCAGGGCTGGCTAGGGCTGTACAGAGGCATGACCCCCACGCTACTGAAGGTCTTACCAGCAAGGTGGCATCAGCTATGTGGTGTACGAAGCCATGAAGAAAACCCTGGGCATATAGGCTGTGAGCTGGACGACACAGCCTAG
- the SLC25A41 gene encoding mitochondrial carrier protein SCaMC-3L isoform X3 — translation MGMRWGWVGVGWLGRSRWGCAWGRDGDGDRGEQGLLQGPPSTQVYSSKTNFTTLLGGLQIMVQEGGFRSLWRGNGINVLKIAPEYAIKFSVFEQCKNYFCGIRGSPPFQEHLLAGSLAVAISQTLINPMEVLKTRLTLRRTGQYKGLLDCARQILQREGTRALYRGYLPNMLGIIPYACTDLAVYEMLQCFWLKSGRDMGDPSGLVSLSSVTLSTTCGQMASYPLTLVRTRMQAQDTMEGSNPTMRGVLQRILAQQGWLGLYRGMTPTLLKVLPARWHQLCGVRSHEENPGHIGCELDDTA, via the exons ATGGGGATGAGATGGGGATGGGTTGGGGTTGGGTGGCTTGGGAGGTCCCGGTGGGGCTGCGCTTGGGGCAGGGATGGGGACGGAGACAGAGGCGAGCAGGGGCTCCTCCAGGGTCCTCCCTCCACCCAGGTCTACTCCTCCAAGACGAACTTCACCACCCTGCTGGGGGGGCTACAGATCATGGTCCAGGAGGGCGGCTTCCGCTCCCTGTGGCGGGGCAACGGCATCAACGTGCTCAAGATTGCTCCTGAGTATGCCATCAAGTTCTCCGTATTCGAGCAG tGCAAGAATTACTTCTGTGGAATACGAGGGTCCCCGCCCTTCCAGGAGCATCTCCTTGCTGGCTCCCTGGCTGTGGCCATCTCCCAGACCCTCATCAACCCCATGGAG GTGCTGAAGACGCGGCTGACCTTGCGTCGGACGGGCCAGTACAAGGGGCTGCTGGACTGCGCCAGGCAGATCTTGCAGCGAGAGGGCACCCGCGCCCTTTACCGCGGCTACCTGCCCAATATGCTCGGCATCATCCCCTATGCCTGCACCGACCTGGCTGTCTATGAG ATGCTCCAGTGCTTCTGGCTGAAGTCAGGCAGGGATATGGGGGACCCCAGTGGCCTGGTCAGTCTGTCGTCTGTGACGCTATCCACGACCTGTGGCCAGATGGCCAGCTACCCACTGACTCTGGTGCGCACCAGGATGCAGGCCCAAG ATACCATGGAGGGCTCAAATCCCACCATGCGCGGAGTCCTCCAGCGGATCCTGGCCCAGCAGGGCTGGCTAGGGCTGTACAGAGGCATGACCCCCACGCTACTGAAGGTCTTACCAGCAAGGTGGCATCAGCTATGTGGTGTACGAAGCCATGAAGAAAACCCTGGGCATATAGGCTGTGAGCTGGACGACACAGCCTAG